A portion of the Scleropages formosus chromosome 13, fSclFor1.1, whole genome shotgun sequence genome contains these proteins:
- the LOC108929732 gene encoding sideroflexin-1-like has protein sequence MAADLATNINIKEPRWDQGTFVGRAKHFFTVTDPRNVLLTNEQLENARQIIRNYKNGTVSPGLSEDELWRAKYIFDSAFHPDTGEKMILIGRMSAQVPMNMTITGCMMTFYKSTPAVLFWQWINQSFNAIVNYTNRSGDAPITVSQLGTAYVSATTGAVATALGLNALTKHVSPLIGRFVPFAAVAAANCINIPLMRQRELKHGIPIMDENGNRLGESTKAAQQAITQVVISRILMASPGMAIPPFIMNTLEKKALLKRFPWMSAPLQVGLVGFCLVFATPLCCALFPQKSSMSISCLEPELQEKIRSSHPGVERVYFNKGL, from the exons ATGGCTGCAGATTTGGCAACAAACATTAATATCAAGGAGCCACGTTGGGACCAGGGAACATTCGTGGGACGAGCCAAGCACTTCTTCACCGTCACCGATCCCCGGAACGTACTCTTAACCAACGAGCAGCTGGAAAATGCCCGGCAGATCATCCGTAACTACAA GAACGGAACAGTGTCCCCCGGGCTCTCAGAGGATGAACTTTGGAGGGCCAAGTACATCTTTGACTCGGCATTTCACCCAGACACTGGGGAGAAGATGATCCTCATCGGACGGATGTCTGCACAAGTCCCCATGAACATGACCATCACAGGATGCATGATGACTTTCTATAA GTCAACTCCGGCAGTGTTGTTCTGGCAGTGGATTAACCAGTCATTTAATGCAATAGTGAATTACACCAACAGGAGCGGTGATGCACCTATTACTGTCAG TCAGCTTGGTACGGCCTATGTGTCTGCCACCACGGGTGCTGTGGCCACCGCTTTAGGACTTAACGCACTAACAAAG CACGTCTCACCACTTATAGGTCGATTTGTTCCATTTGCTGCGGTGGCTGCTGCCAACTGTATCAATATCCCACTGATGAGGCAAAG GGAGTTGAAGCATGGTATTCCAATTATGGATGAGAATGGCAACAGGCTAGGAGAGTCGACCAAAGCTGCCCAGCAGGCCATCACACAGGTGGTGATCTCCCGAATCCTCATGGCCTCTCCTGGGATGG caatCCCACCATTTATAATGAACACTTTGGAAAAGAAGGCACTCTTGAAG AGGTTTCCATGGATGAGTGCTCCCCTCCAGGTTGGACTGGTGGGATTCTG CTTGGTGTTTGCCACCCCTTTGTGTTGTGCACTGTTTCCACAAAAGAG CTCGATGTCCATTAGTTGCTTGGAACCTGAACTCCAGGAGAAGATCCGATCCAGCCACCCTGGAGTGGAAAGAGTCTACTTCAACAAAGGCCTTTGA
- the LOC108929731 gene encoding prolyl 4-hydroxylase subunit alpha-2-like isoform X1 codes for MTLSFLVLAMTLCILPGGVRAEIYTSIGQMTDLIFRERELVQSLKEYIQTEKSRLAFVKSWAGKLDALTQLSTSDPEGYLAHPVNAYKLLKRLNMEWSELENLVLQDVSNGFLANILLHKQFFPDEEDKIGAAKALMRLQDTYKLDSEILSSGKLPGVRHNGFLTVDDCFDMGKIAYDEEDHYHSALWMQEVLRRLDAGEDGAVSLSEALDYLSFSVYQLGDLHRSAELIRRLVSIEPSHQRALGNLNHLEMMMSKKIEDGEEMHPSPATERPVTLETYERPRDHLPERETYEALCRGEGVRMTEQRRSRLFCRYQDRGRNPRLLLAPMKEEDEWDNPHIVRYLDALSQTEMDRIKELAKPVLARATVRDPVSGVLTVANYRVSKSAWLGDEVDPIIARVSQRIEDVTGLSLETAESLQVANYGVGGQYEPHFDFSRRPFDITLKVDGNRLATYLNYMSDVEAGGATVFTDIGAAIWPRKGTAVFWYNLWRSGEGDYRTRHAACPVLVGSKWVANKWIHERGQEFLRQCGLTEVD; via the exons ATGACACTGTCTTTCCTCGTCTTGGCCATGACTCTCTGCATCCTCCCTGGTGGCGTCAGGGCAGAGATCTACACCTCCATCG GTCAAATGACAGATCTCAtattcagagagagagagctcgtCCAGTCCCTGAAAGAGTATATCCAAACTGAGAAGTCCAGACTTGCTTTTGTCAAAAG TTGGGCAGGTAAGCTGGATGCACTGACACAACTGTCCACTTCAGACCCTGAGGGGTACCTGGCACACCCAGTCAACGCATACAAGCTGCTAAAGAGGCTCAACATGGAGTGGTCAGAACTGGAGAACCTGGTGCTGCAGGATGTGTCTAATG GGTTCCTTGCCAATATCTTGCTGCATAAGCAGTTCTTTCCTGATGAGGAGGACAAGATAGGAGCGGCTAAGGCACTGATGCGTCTGCAAGACACATACAAGCTAGACTCTGAGATCTTATCAAGTGGCAAACTGCCAG GTGTGCGGCACAATGGGTTCCTGACAGTGGATGACTGTTTTGATATGGGAAAGATTGCCTATGATGAAGAAGACCACTATCATTCAGCGTTGTGGATGCAAGAAGTCCTGAGGCGGCTGGATGCCGGCGAAGACGGTGCCGTATCCTTGTCCGAAGCTCTGGATTATCTCAGCTTCTCTGTCTATCAGCTGGGGGACCTTCATCGGAGTGCGGAGCTGATAAGGCGCTTGGTTTCAATCG AGCCTAGCCATCAGAGGGCATTGGGAAACCTGAACCATTTAGAGATGATGATGTCCAAGAAGATAGAGGATGGCGAGGAGATGCACCCAAGTCCTGCAACAGAAAGACCCGTCACACTGGAAACCTATGAGCGTCCTCGTGACCATCTGCCCGAGAGGGAGACCTACGAGGCCCTATGCAGAGGAGAGGGTGTTCGAATG ACTGAACAGAGACGCAGCCGCCTCTTCTGCCGCTACCAGGACAGGGGCAGGAACCCGCGACTACTGCTGGCACCCATGAAGGAGGAGGACGAATGGGATAACCCACACATCGTGCGCTACCTGGACGCCCTGTCCCAGACAGAGATGGACAGGATTAAGGAACTTGCCAAACCTGTG CTTGCAAGGGCCACCGTAAGAGATCCTGTATCAGGCGTTCTGACAGTAGCAAATTACAGAGTCTCCAAAAG TGCCTGGCTAGGAGATGAGGTTGACCCCATCATTGCTCGTGTCAGTCAGAGGATAGAGGACGTAACAGGACTGTCATTGGAAACAGCCGAATCCCTCCAG GTTGCGAACTACGGAGTAGGAGGCCAGTATGAGCCACACTTTGATTTTTCAAGG CGTCCTTTTGACATCACCCTCAAGGTTGATGGGAATAGACTTGCCACCTACTTGAACTAT ATGAGCGACGTAGAAGCAGGGGGAGCAACGGTTTTCACGGACATTGGAGCCGCAATATGGCCTAGAAAG GGCACTGCAGTATTCTGGTACAACCTTTGGAGAAGTGGGGAGGGAGATTACCGGACCCGGCATGCTGCTTGTCCTGTGTTGGTTGGAAGTAAATGGG TGGCGAATAAGTGGATCCACGAGCGGGGCCAGGAATTTCTAAGGCAGTGTGGGCTGACGGAGGTGGACTGA
- the LOC108929731 gene encoding prolyl 4-hydroxylase subunit alpha-2-like isoform X3 → MTLSFLVLAMTLCILPGGVRAEIYTSIGQMTDLIFRERELVQSLKEYIQTEKSRLAFVKSWAGKLDALTQLSTSDPEGYLAHPVNAYKLLKRLNMEWSELENLVLQDVSNGFLANILLHKQFFPDEEDKIGAAKALMRLQDTYKLDSEILSSGKLPGVRHNGFLTVDDCFDMGKIAYDEEDHYHSALWMQEVLRRLDAGEDGAVSLSEALDYLSFSVYQLGDLHRSAELIRRLVSIEPSHQRALGNLNHLEMMMSKKIEDGEEMHPSPATERPVTLETYERPRDHLPERETYEALCRGEGVRMTEQRRSRLFCRYQDRGRNPRLLLAPMKEEDEWDNPHIVRYLDALSQTEMDRIKELAKPVLARATVRDPVSGVLTVANYRVSKSAWLGDEVDPIIARVSQRIEDVTGLSLETAESLQVANYGVGGQYEPHFDFSRRWPSVLLQAISVYQTALIQSVLLTSPSRLMGIDLPPT, encoded by the exons ATGACACTGTCTTTCCTCGTCTTGGCCATGACTCTCTGCATCCTCCCTGGTGGCGTCAGGGCAGAGATCTACACCTCCATCG GTCAAATGACAGATCTCAtattcagagagagagagctcgtCCAGTCCCTGAAAGAGTATATCCAAACTGAGAAGTCCAGACTTGCTTTTGTCAAAAG TTGGGCAGGTAAGCTGGATGCACTGACACAACTGTCCACTTCAGACCCTGAGGGGTACCTGGCACACCCAGTCAACGCATACAAGCTGCTAAAGAGGCTCAACATGGAGTGGTCAGAACTGGAGAACCTGGTGCTGCAGGATGTGTCTAATG GGTTCCTTGCCAATATCTTGCTGCATAAGCAGTTCTTTCCTGATGAGGAGGACAAGATAGGAGCGGCTAAGGCACTGATGCGTCTGCAAGACACATACAAGCTAGACTCTGAGATCTTATCAAGTGGCAAACTGCCAG GTGTGCGGCACAATGGGTTCCTGACAGTGGATGACTGTTTTGATATGGGAAAGATTGCCTATGATGAAGAAGACCACTATCATTCAGCGTTGTGGATGCAAGAAGTCCTGAGGCGGCTGGATGCCGGCGAAGACGGTGCCGTATCCTTGTCCGAAGCTCTGGATTATCTCAGCTTCTCTGTCTATCAGCTGGGGGACCTTCATCGGAGTGCGGAGCTGATAAGGCGCTTGGTTTCAATCG AGCCTAGCCATCAGAGGGCATTGGGAAACCTGAACCATTTAGAGATGATGATGTCCAAGAAGATAGAGGATGGCGAGGAGATGCACCCAAGTCCTGCAACAGAAAGACCCGTCACACTGGAAACCTATGAGCGTCCTCGTGACCATCTGCCCGAGAGGGAGACCTACGAGGCCCTATGCAGAGGAGAGGGTGTTCGAATG ACTGAACAGAGACGCAGCCGCCTCTTCTGCCGCTACCAGGACAGGGGCAGGAACCCGCGACTACTGCTGGCACCCATGAAGGAGGAGGACGAATGGGATAACCCACACATCGTGCGCTACCTGGACGCCCTGTCCCAGACAGAGATGGACAGGATTAAGGAACTTGCCAAACCTGTG CTTGCAAGGGCCACCGTAAGAGATCCTGTATCAGGCGTTCTGACAGTAGCAAATTACAGAGTCTCCAAAAG TGCCTGGCTAGGAGATGAGGTTGACCCCATCATTGCTCGTGTCAGTCAGAGGATAGAGGACGTAACAGGACTGTCATTGGAAACAGCCGAATCCCTCCAG GTTGCGAACTACGGAGTAGGAGGCCAGTATGAGCCACACTTTGATTTTTCAAGG AGATGGCCCTCAGTACTGCTACAAGCTATATCAGTGTATCAGACCGCATTAATTCAGAG CGTCCTTTTGACATCACCCTCAAGGTTGATGGGAATAGACTTGCCACCTACTTGA
- the LOC108929731 gene encoding prolyl 4-hydroxylase subunit alpha-2-like isoform X2, whose protein sequence is MTLSFLVLAMTLCILPGGVRAEIYTSIGQMTDLIFRERELVQSLKEYIQTEKSRLAFVKSWAGKLDALTQLSTSDPEGYLAHPVNAYKLLKRLNMEWSELENLVLQDVSNGFLANILLHKQFFPDEEDKIGAAKALMRLQDTYKLDSEILSSGKLPGVRHNGFLTVDDCFDMGKIAYDEEDHYHSALWMQEVLRRLDAGEDGAVSLSEALDYLSFSVYQLGDLHRSAELIRRLVSIEPSHQRALGNLNHLEMMMSKKIEDGEEMHPSPATERPVTLETYERPRDHLPERETYEALCRGEGVRMTEQRRSRLFCRYQDRGRNPRLLLAPMKEEDEWDNPHIVRYLDALSQTEMDRIKELAKPVLARATVRDPVSGVLTVANYRVSKSAWLGDEVDPIIARVSQRIEDVTGLSLETAESLQVANYGVGGQYEPHFDFSRRPFDITLKVDGNRLATYLNYKDEPDAIKSLGSGNLETSF, encoded by the exons ATGACACTGTCTTTCCTCGTCTTGGCCATGACTCTCTGCATCCTCCCTGGTGGCGTCAGGGCAGAGATCTACACCTCCATCG GTCAAATGACAGATCTCAtattcagagagagagagctcgtCCAGTCCCTGAAAGAGTATATCCAAACTGAGAAGTCCAGACTTGCTTTTGTCAAAAG TTGGGCAGGTAAGCTGGATGCACTGACACAACTGTCCACTTCAGACCCTGAGGGGTACCTGGCACACCCAGTCAACGCATACAAGCTGCTAAAGAGGCTCAACATGGAGTGGTCAGAACTGGAGAACCTGGTGCTGCAGGATGTGTCTAATG GGTTCCTTGCCAATATCTTGCTGCATAAGCAGTTCTTTCCTGATGAGGAGGACAAGATAGGAGCGGCTAAGGCACTGATGCGTCTGCAAGACACATACAAGCTAGACTCTGAGATCTTATCAAGTGGCAAACTGCCAG GTGTGCGGCACAATGGGTTCCTGACAGTGGATGACTGTTTTGATATGGGAAAGATTGCCTATGATGAAGAAGACCACTATCATTCAGCGTTGTGGATGCAAGAAGTCCTGAGGCGGCTGGATGCCGGCGAAGACGGTGCCGTATCCTTGTCCGAAGCTCTGGATTATCTCAGCTTCTCTGTCTATCAGCTGGGGGACCTTCATCGGAGTGCGGAGCTGATAAGGCGCTTGGTTTCAATCG AGCCTAGCCATCAGAGGGCATTGGGAAACCTGAACCATTTAGAGATGATGATGTCCAAGAAGATAGAGGATGGCGAGGAGATGCACCCAAGTCCTGCAACAGAAAGACCCGTCACACTGGAAACCTATGAGCGTCCTCGTGACCATCTGCCCGAGAGGGAGACCTACGAGGCCCTATGCAGAGGAGAGGGTGTTCGAATG ACTGAACAGAGACGCAGCCGCCTCTTCTGCCGCTACCAGGACAGGGGCAGGAACCCGCGACTACTGCTGGCACCCATGAAGGAGGAGGACGAATGGGATAACCCACACATCGTGCGCTACCTGGACGCCCTGTCCCAGACAGAGATGGACAGGATTAAGGAACTTGCCAAACCTGTG CTTGCAAGGGCCACCGTAAGAGATCCTGTATCAGGCGTTCTGACAGTAGCAAATTACAGAGTCTCCAAAAG TGCCTGGCTAGGAGATGAGGTTGACCCCATCATTGCTCGTGTCAGTCAGAGGATAGAGGACGTAACAGGACTGTCATTGGAAACAGCCGAATCCCTCCAG GTTGCGAACTACGGAGTAGGAGGCCAGTATGAGCCACACTTTGATTTTTCAAGG CGTCCTTTTGACATCACCCTCAAGGTTGATGGGAATAGACTTGCCACCTACTTGAACTAT AAAGATGAGCCTGATGCTATCAAATCATTAGGCAGTGGAAATCTCGAAACTTCTTTTTAA